A stretch of Paenibacillus mucilaginosus 3016 DNA encodes these proteins:
- a CDS encoding replication-associated recombination protein A, translating to MDLFTMAAEQSPEGRLLADRMRPRTLEEYIGQEQIVGPGKLLRRAIEADQVTSILLYGPPGTGKTTLAGIISHRTSGIFVKLNAVDAGVKDVREVIDQAKQNRSLYGKKTILFLDEVHRFNTSRQDALLPAVEQGIIIFIGATTENPFHHVNGALLSRSTLFQLQPLTHEHSLLAMRRALEDTERGLGFLPVKADGEALNHLSKMAGGDIRRALNALELAAMTTPPERDGTIRITLEVAEESIRRPTLKADESTQYDVLSAFHKSLRGSSDAALFWFIYAVEQLGMDPMTFLRRLIVMCSEDIGLANPQAMLQAVTAMDAYHKIGWPESKYVVAQAILFAVESPKSDAIPQALGRVGQAIERLRSAEVPLHLRDGHYAGAEKLGHKGYLYPHNYPNHYVEQQYLPDPIRTARFYEATNQGMEDKIRQNQEKRHGASRKS from the coding sequence ATGGATTTGTTCACCATGGCGGCGGAGCAGAGCCCGGAAGGCCGGCTGCTGGCTGACCGGATGCGTCCCCGCACCCTGGAAGAATATATTGGGCAGGAACAGATCGTAGGCCCGGGCAAGCTCCTGCGGCGGGCGATCGAAGCGGACCAGGTAACCTCCATTCTCCTCTACGGGCCGCCGGGTACGGGCAAGACGACACTGGCGGGGATCATCTCGCACCGGACCTCGGGCATCTTCGTGAAGCTGAACGCGGTGGATGCCGGAGTCAAAGACGTACGGGAAGTGATCGATCAGGCGAAGCAGAACCGGTCTCTCTACGGCAAAAAAACCATCCTGTTCCTCGACGAGGTTCACCGGTTCAACACGTCGAGACAAGACGCCCTGCTGCCGGCGGTCGAACAGGGGATCATCATCTTCATCGGCGCGACGACGGAGAACCCGTTTCACCATGTGAACGGGGCGCTTCTGTCGCGCTCCACGCTGTTCCAGCTCCAGCCGCTCACGCATGAGCATTCCCTCCTCGCGATGCGGAGGGCGCTGGAGGATACGGAGCGGGGGCTCGGGTTCCTGCCCGTGAAGGCGGACGGAGAGGCGCTGAACCATCTGTCCAAAATGGCGGGAGGAGACATCCGACGGGCGCTTAATGCGCTCGAGCTCGCGGCCATGACGACCCCGCCGGAGCGGGACGGCACGATCCGCATCACGCTCGAGGTGGCGGAGGAGTCGATCCGCCGGCCGACGCTGAAGGCCGACGAGTCCACGCAGTACGACGTCCTCTCGGCCTTCCACAAGAGCCTGCGGGGCTCCAGCGATGCGGCGCTGTTCTGGTTCATCTATGCGGTCGAGCAGCTCGGCATGGATCCGATGACCTTCCTGCGCCGGCTCATCGTCATGTGCAGCGAGGACATCGGACTCGCGAACCCGCAGGCGATGTTGCAGGCCGTGACGGCCATGGATGCGTACCACAAGATCGGCTGGCCCGAATCGAAGTATGTCGTGGCGCAGGCGATCCTCTTCGCGGTCGAGAGCCCGAAGTCGGACGCGATCCCGCAGGCGCTCGGCCGGGTAGGCCAGGCCATCGAACGGCTGCGCAGCGCGGAGGTGCCGCTGCATCTGCGCGACGGGCACTACGCGGGTGCGGAGAAGCTGGGCCACAAGGGCTACCTGTATCCGCACAATTACCCGAACCACTACGTGGAGCAGCAGT
- a CDS encoding tRNA threonylcarbamoyladenosine dehydratase, with product MLNQFSRTELAIGPEGLQVMKNSTVAVLGIGGVGSIAAEALARTGVGRLVLIDKDVVDITNVNRQIHALTTTVGQPKVDLMRDRILQINPECEVIALRMFYTEETYEELFKYPLDYVLDASDTISYKIHLIKQCLRRKIKMISSMGAANKMDPTKFQVADISKTSVDPLARVIRHKLRSEGIKKGVKVVFSTEEPIKPRQDVTQKIVPENAPEIRKAKQPPASNAFVPPVAGLIMVSVAVRDLLNKAGIKA from the coding sequence ATGCTGAACCAGTTCTCCCGCACGGAACTCGCCATCGGCCCGGAAGGGCTGCAAGTGATGAAAAACAGCACGGTAGCGGTGCTCGGCATCGGTGGCGTCGGTTCGATCGCCGCCGAGGCGCTGGCCCGCACCGGCGTGGGCCGGCTCGTCCTGATCGACAAGGACGTCGTCGACATCACGAATGTGAACCGCCAGATCCACGCGCTGACCACGACCGTCGGCCAGCCGAAGGTCGACCTGATGCGCGACCGGATTCTGCAGATCAACCCGGAGTGCGAGGTCATCGCTCTTCGGATGTTCTATACGGAAGAGACGTACGAGGAGCTGTTCAAGTACCCGCTCGATTATGTGCTTGACGCCTCCGATACGATCTCGTACAAGATTCACCTGATCAAGCAGTGCCTGCGCCGCAAGATCAAGATGATCTCCAGCATGGGCGCGGCCAACAAGATGGATCCGACCAAGTTCCAGGTCGCCGACATCTCCAAGACGTCGGTGGATCCCCTGGCCCGGGTCATCCGTCACAAGCTGCGCAGCGAAGGCATCAAGAAGGGGGTCAAGGTCGTCTTCTCTACGGAGGAACCGATCAAGCCCCGTCAGGATGTCACGCAGAAGATCGTGCCGGAGAATGCGCCGGAGATCCGCAAGGCGAAGCAGCCGCCGGCAAGCAATGCCTTCGTGCCTCCGGTAGCCGGGCTCATCATGGTCAGTGTCGCGGTACGCGATCTGCTGAACAAGGCAGGCATCAAGGCCTGA
- the aspS gene encoding aspartate--tRNA ligase, which translates to MSTMLKTHQCGSLTKANVGETVTLNGWVQRRRDLGGVLFIDLRDRSGLVQIVFNPAFSGEALAVADRARNEYVLAVRGKVVERDAETVNPNLPTGEIEVQITEIEIMNQAKNPPFFIEDGIEIDESLRLKYRYLDLRRPEMQRTLMLRSKAAKVFRDYLDENGFIDVETPILTKSSPEGARDYLVPSRVHPGEFFALPQSPQIYKQLLMVAGLERYYQIARCFRDEDLRADRQPEFTQVDIETSFLSQDQLLDLMEKLVVRLFRETANVEIPTPFQRISYADAMSKYGSDKPDLRFGLELKDVSDIVKSSGVQVFASVVSKGGQVKALNAKGCGTWSRKEIDDLGVYAARYGAKGLAWMTYKEGELKGPIVKFFTPEELEALKSHLEVEEGDLLLFSADTKKVVADVLGNLRLKIGRQLGLIDDSVFKFAWVVDFPLLGYDEEQKRYVAEHHPFTRPKDEDLHFFDTDPGQIRAQAYDLVLNGYEVGGGSMRIYQRDVQEKMFAALGFSPEEAKEQFGYLLDAFEYGTPPHGGMAYGFDRLVMLIAGRTNLRETIAFPKTASATDLLMNAPSAVDDKQLEQLSIRTAVKQPAPK; encoded by the coding sequence ATGTCTACAATGCTCAAAACCCATCAATGCGGCTCCCTGACGAAAGCGAACGTCGGCGAGACCGTGACCCTGAACGGCTGGGTGCAGCGCCGCCGTGACCTCGGCGGAGTCCTGTTCATCGACCTGCGCGACCGCAGCGGCCTGGTCCAGATCGTATTCAACCCGGCTTTCTCCGGCGAAGCCCTCGCGGTAGCCGACCGTGCGCGCAACGAGTATGTGCTCGCGGTACGCGGTAAAGTCGTCGAGCGTGACGCGGAGACGGTGAACCCGAACCTGCCGACCGGCGAGATCGAAGTGCAGATCACCGAGATCGAGATCATGAACCAGGCGAAGAACCCGCCGTTCTTCATCGAAGACGGCATCGAGATCGATGAATCGCTCCGCCTGAAGTACCGCTACCTCGACCTGCGCCGTCCGGAGATGCAGCGTACCCTGATGCTCCGTTCGAAGGCGGCCAAAGTGTTCCGCGACTACCTCGACGAGAACGGCTTTATCGATGTCGAGACGCCGATCCTGACGAAGAGCTCGCCGGAAGGCGCGCGCGACTACCTCGTGCCGAGTCGTGTGCACCCGGGCGAATTCTTCGCGCTGCCGCAGTCGCCGCAGATCTACAAGCAGCTGCTGATGGTGGCCGGCCTCGAGCGCTACTACCAGATCGCCCGCTGCTTCCGCGACGAGGACCTTCGCGCCGACCGCCAGCCGGAGTTCACGCAGGTGGACATCGAGACGTCGTTCCTGTCCCAGGACCAGCTCCTCGATCTGATGGAGAAGCTTGTGGTCCGCTTGTTCCGCGAGACGGCGAACGTCGAGATCCCTACGCCATTCCAGCGCATCTCCTATGCGGACGCGATGAGCAAGTACGGCTCCGACAAGCCGGACCTGCGCTTCGGCCTCGAGCTGAAGGACGTATCGGACATTGTGAAGAGCTCGGGTGTGCAGGTGTTTGCCAGCGTCGTATCGAAGGGCGGCCAAGTCAAGGCGCTCAACGCCAAGGGCTGCGGTACGTGGAGCCGCAAGGAGATCGACGATCTCGGCGTCTATGCGGCCCGCTACGGGGCCAAAGGCCTGGCGTGGATGACCTACAAGGAAGGCGAGCTCAAAGGCCCGATCGTGAAGTTCTTCACGCCGGAAGAGCTCGAAGCCCTGAAGTCGCACCTGGAAGTGGAAGAAGGCGACCTGCTTCTCTTCTCCGCCGACACGAAGAAAGTCGTGGCGGACGTGCTTGGCAACCTGCGTCTGAAGATCGGCCGCCAGCTGGGCCTCATCGACGACAGTGTGTTCAAGTTCGCTTGGGTCGTCGACTTCCCGCTCCTCGGCTACGACGAAGAACAGAAGCGTTATGTGGCGGAGCACCATCCGTTCACCCGTCCGAAGGATGAAGACCTTCACTTCTTCGACACGGACCCGGGCCAAATCCGCGCGCAGGCGTATGACCTCGTGCTCAACGGCTATGAAGTGGGCGGCGGCTCCATGCGGATCTACCAGCGTGACGTGCAGGAGAAGATGTTCGCCGCACTCGGCTTCTCCCCGGAGGAAGCGAAGGAGCAGTTCGGCTACCTCCTCGACGCCTTCGAGTACGGTACGCCTCCGCACGGCGGAATGGCCTACGGCTTCGACCGCCTGGTGATGCTGATCGCCGGCCGCACGAACCTGCGTGAGACGATCGCCTTCCCTAAGACGGCGAGCGCAACGGACCTTCTGATGAATGCGCCAAGCGCAGTAGACGACAAGCAGCTTGAGCAGCTGTCGATCCGTACGGCCGTGAAGCAGCCTGCGCCGAAATAA
- the hisS gene encoding histidine--tRNA ligase, which yields MSIQKPKGTQDLLPGEIEKWQYVENKARELCRRFNYKEIRTPVFESTELFQRGVGETTDIVEKEMYTFVDKGDRSMSLRPEGTAGVVRSYVENKLYGEPDVTKLYYIGPMFRYEQPQAGRYRQFHQFGIEAFGAVDPGIDAEVIALGYTFYKELGLKDVVVEINSVGTPSVRASYREHIQRFFAPVKDQLCKDCQSRYDRNPMRILDCKIDQKFCEGAPTITEHLDEECTVHFQAVQDYLTAMEIPYRLNPRLVRGLDYYTHTAFEYKAGGIGAIDTIGGGGRYNGLVGQIAGGNNDKPGVGLGLGMERILLVLAAQGVEIPAAKPLDVYLIGLGEAADKECVRLLQQVRLAGLSGEKDYLSRKMKAQMKSADRQAAAFVAILGDDELARGEISVKSMLTGEQETLPLSGFVQTLADRIRNV from the coding sequence ATGAGTATTCAGAAACCGAAGGGCACGCAGGATCTGCTGCCCGGAGAAATCGAGAAATGGCAGTATGTCGAGAACAAGGCCCGCGAGCTGTGCCGGCGCTTCAACTACAAGGAGATCCGCACGCCGGTCTTCGAGAGCACGGAGCTGTTCCAGCGCGGGGTCGGCGAGACGACGGACATCGTCGAGAAGGAGATGTACACGTTCGTCGATAAGGGCGACCGCAGCATGTCCCTCCGTCCGGAAGGCACGGCGGGCGTCGTGCGCTCGTATGTGGAGAACAAGCTCTACGGCGAGCCGGACGTCACGAAGCTGTATTATATCGGTCCGATGTTCCGCTACGAGCAGCCGCAGGCCGGACGCTACCGCCAGTTCCACCAATTCGGCATCGAGGCGTTCGGCGCCGTCGATCCGGGCATTGATGCGGAGGTAATCGCGCTCGGCTACACGTTCTACAAGGAGCTTGGGCTGAAGGACGTCGTCGTGGAGATCAACTCGGTCGGTACGCCGTCGGTGCGTGCCTCTTACCGCGAGCATATCCAGCGGTTCTTCGCGCCGGTGAAGGATCAGCTCTGCAAGGACTGCCAGTCGCGCTATGACCGCAACCCGATGCGGATTCTAGACTGCAAGATCGACCAGAAATTCTGTGAGGGCGCCCCGACCATCACCGAGCACCTGGATGAAGAATGCACCGTGCACTTCCAGGCGGTGCAGGATTACCTGACGGCGATGGAGATTCCGTACCGCCTCAACCCGAGACTGGTCCGCGGCCTGGATTACTACACCCACACCGCGTTCGAGTACAAAGCGGGCGGGATCGGCGCCATCGATACGATCGGCGGCGGCGGCCGATACAACGGCCTCGTCGGCCAGATCGCCGGCGGCAATAACGACAAGCCGGGCGTGGGCCTTGGCCTCGGCATGGAGCGCATCCTGCTGGTGCTGGCGGCGCAGGGCGTGGAGATTCCGGCAGCGAAGCCGCTGGACGTCTACCTGATCGGCCTTGGCGAAGCCGCCGACAAGGAGTGCGTCCGCCTGCTGCAGCAGGTGCGTCTCGCCGGACTGAGCGGCGAGAAGGATTACCTGAGCCGCAAGATGAAGGCCCAGATGAAATCGGCGGACCGCCAGGCGGCAGCCTTCGTGGCCATCCTTGGCGACGACGAGCTTGCGAGAGGCGAGATCAGCGTGAAGAGCATGCTGACCGGCGAACAAGAGACGTTACCGCTATCCGGCTTCGTGCAGACCCTGGCGGACCGGATCCGGAATGTATAG
- a CDS encoding FAD-dependent oxidoreductase: MASNRKGAGGASSKGYMLLAVLLLVIAAGAYGLHRWTKNTNHSAGVKPGAVQQLEKVKTVSKPQESYDVIVAGTDPEGVAAAVSAAKNGQRTLLVDGHNREILGGLMTLGWLNSLDMNYGPGEGVLHQRELLNKGLFSAWYSQIEGDSFDVVTAANAFNKMVAAEKNIDVLLKVKSMEPVVEKGDTASLVKGMKLTLEDGSEVTVSAKSVIDATQDADIAAAAGVPYTTGREDLGDKKSRMAVTLVFRLKNVTPDVWAKMRQRAEQDNDEGTGSNEMSIWGYKDMKDYPAVNKERIRMRGLNIGRQNDNTILINALQIFGVDGTDPKSKEEAFELAKAELPHVVDHMKKQYPELAGIELDATAPELYVRETRHIQGEYRLSIVDVLENRDQWDRVAFGSYPVDIQRMSPADTGAVVTVPKQYAVPFRSIVPLKVDGLLVVGRAASYDSLPHGTARVIPVGMAAAEAAGAAAKIAADGKMTFRQMAANKESIAALHETLKKQGMALDSYTLKPEPFMEHKAYEGLKVAVTLGLATGGYNNDFGLDGKSNQQRFVNQLEGFRKFKPAALTGSPAGALAKGSDPKSLPLTLDTAAHMIALLVKAEAGAENAVSVLTERGLLKAETLEAIANKDELTNGDTYLLIRDVYNAVKAES; encoded by the coding sequence ATGGCATCGAACAGGAAAGGGGCCGGAGGTGCAAGCTCCAAGGGCTATATGCTGCTGGCGGTCCTGCTGCTGGTGATTGCGGCGGGAGCGTACGGGCTGCACAGGTGGACGAAGAATACGAATCACAGTGCGGGAGTCAAACCGGGTGCGGTTCAGCAGCTGGAGAAGGTGAAAACGGTGTCGAAGCCGCAGGAGAGCTACGATGTGATCGTCGCAGGAACGGATCCGGAAGGCGTGGCGGCCGCGGTATCGGCTGCGAAGAACGGCCAGCGGACGCTGCTCGTCGACGGGCACAACCGGGAGATTCTGGGCGGACTCATGACGCTCGGCTGGCTGAACTCGCTGGATATGAATTACGGGCCGGGAGAAGGCGTGCTCCACCAGAGGGAGCTTCTGAACAAGGGGCTGTTCTCGGCCTGGTACAGCCAGATCGAGGGCGACTCCTTCGATGTGGTCACAGCGGCTAACGCGTTCAACAAGATGGTGGCGGCAGAGAAGAATATCGATGTGCTGCTGAAGGTGAAGTCCATGGAGCCGGTTGTCGAGAAGGGGGATACGGCCTCCCTGGTGAAGGGGATGAAGCTGACCCTGGAAGACGGCAGCGAAGTCACCGTCAGCGCGAAGTCGGTTATCGATGCGACGCAGGACGCGGATATCGCGGCTGCCGCAGGCGTGCCTTATACAACGGGCCGGGAAGACCTCGGGGACAAAAAGTCCCGGATGGCCGTTACGCTCGTATTCCGCCTGAAGAACGTGACGCCGGACGTATGGGCGAAGATGCGCCAGCGGGCGGAGCAGGATAATGACGAAGGCACAGGCTCCAACGAGATGAGCATCTGGGGCTATAAGGATATGAAGGACTACCCGGCGGTCAACAAAGAGCGGATCCGCATGCGCGGGCTCAATATCGGCCGTCAGAACGACAATACGATCCTGATCAACGCGCTGCAGATCTTCGGCGTCGACGGGACCGATCCGAAATCGAAGGAAGAGGCCTTCGAGCTGGCCAAGGCGGAGCTGCCGCATGTGGTTGACCACATGAAGAAGCAGTATCCGGAGCTGGCAGGCATCGAGCTGGATGCCACCGCGCCCGAGCTCTATGTTCGCGAAACGCGGCACATCCAGGGCGAATACCGCCTGAGCATCGTGGACGTGCTTGAGAACCGCGACCAGTGGGACCGCGTCGCCTTCGGCTCGTACCCGGTGGATATCCAGCGCATGTCGCCGGCGGATACGGGGGCGGTCGTGACCGTGCCGAAGCAGTATGCCGTACCGTTCCGCAGCATCGTGCCGCTGAAGGTGGACGGGCTGCTTGTGGTCGGACGCGCCGCTTCCTATGATTCGCTGCCACACGGCACCGCGCGGGTCATTCCGGTCGGCATGGCGGCGGCGGAGGCGGCCGGTGCGGCCGCCAAGATTGCGGCGGACGGCAAGATGACCTTCCGCCAGATGGCCGCCAATAAGGAAAGCATTGCGGCGCTTCACGAGACGCTGAAAAAGCAGGGCATGGCTCTGGATTCATACACGCTGAAGCCGGAGCCGTTCATGGAGCACAAAGCGTATGAAGGCTTGAAGGTCGCCGTTACGCTCGGGCTGGCAACCGGAGGCTACAACAACGACTTCGGGCTGGACGGCAAGAGCAACCAGCAGCGGTTCGTGAACCAGCTGGAAGGCTTCCGCAAGTTCAAGCCGGCTGCTCTGACCGGCAGCCCCGCCGGCGCGCTGGCGAAGGGCTCCGATCCGAAGAGCCTGCCGCTGACGCTGGATACGGCGGCCCACATGATTGCACTGCTCGTCAAGGCGGAAGCGGGAGCGGAGAACGCTGTCTCGGTGCTGACCGAGCGCGGACTCCTGAAGGCGGAGACGCTGGAGGCCATCGCCAATAAGGATGAGCTGACCAACGGGGATACCTATCTTCTGATCCGGGACGTATATAACGCGGTCAAAGCGGAATCCTAG
- the dtd gene encoding D-aminoacyl-tRNA deacylase, whose translation MKVVLQRSKEARVTVEGAAVGRIEHGLVLLVGIAHEDTEADAKYLADKIAGLRIFEDEDGKMNRSVLETGGQILSVSQFTLYGDCRKGRRPNFMGAARPEHAEPLYERFNGMLRELGLTVETGRFGAMMDVSLVNDGPVTLILESNPA comes from the coding sequence ATGAAAGTGGTGCTTCAGCGCAGCAAAGAAGCGCGTGTGACGGTAGAGGGTGCGGCGGTGGGCCGCATTGAGCACGGGCTCGTGCTGCTCGTCGGCATTGCCCATGAGGATACCGAAGCGGATGCGAAGTATCTCGCGGACAAGATCGCGGGGCTGCGCATTTTTGAAGATGAGGACGGCAAAATGAACCGTTCGGTGCTGGAGACCGGTGGACAGATACTCTCCGTGTCCCAGTTCACGCTGTACGGCGACTGCCGCAAAGGCAGACGCCCGAATTTCATGGGGGCGGCGAGACCGGAGCATGCGGAGCCTCTGTACGAGCGGTTCAACGGCATGCTGCGCGAGCTCGGGCTGACCGTGGAGACGGGCAGGTTCGGCGCGATGATGGACGTGTCGCTCGTTAACGACGGGCCGGTAACGCTGATCCTCGAGAGCAATCCGGCCTGA
- a CDS encoding RelA/SpoT family protein, protein MGIEQLLEKASSYVKEQDLKRIREAYEFADQAHFGQVRKSGEPYILHPLAVAEILVNMQMDTTSIIAALLHDVVEDTTVSLETVHEKFGATCAMIVDGLTKLEKIKFKSKEEHQNENYRKMFVAMAQDIRVILIKLADRLHNMRTLKHQSEEAQRRIADETLEIFCPIAHRLGISAIKWEMEDIALRYLNPQQYYRIVNLMQKKRTEREQYINDVITNVKEKLHEMGIDGDISGRPKHIYSIYKKMTVRSKQFNEIYDLLALRIIVDNIKDCYATLGIIHTLWKPMPGRFKDYIAMPKPNMYQSLHTTVIGPKGEPLEVQIRTFEMHRTSEYGVAAHWAYKEGTNVPTGSYEDKMHFIREIIELQNEAQDAQEFVESLKMDFFSDLVFVFTPKGEVIELPVGSVPLDFAYRIHTEVGNRTIGAKVNGRIVPLDHRLKTGDIVEILTSKHSYGPSQDWVKIAQSSHARTKIRQWFKKERREENVVKGKEMIERELKRLGYDVSPLMKEDELMEVARKFNFQEVEDMLSAVGFGGITAAQIVTRLTEKLRKEAEEAQAQAMQLTSEVKEMKAPDKERRGRPTGGVRVKGVDNLLIRFARCCNPVPGDAIIGYITRGRGVSVHRLDCTNIPSPECSDEGNRVIEVEWVDDVEANYNVEIEITGHDRRGLLNEVLQVVSECKTIISAVSGRSDKNKMVTIHMTILIRNIDHLHSVVEKIKRVKDVYSVQRIMQA, encoded by the coding sequence ATGGGGATAGAGCAGCTTCTTGAGAAGGCATCCAGTTATGTGAAGGAACAAGATCTCAAACGAATCCGGGAAGCCTACGAATTTGCCGATCAGGCCCACTTCGGGCAGGTCCGCAAGTCCGGGGAGCCTTACATATTGCATCCGCTTGCGGTAGCGGAAATTCTCGTGAACATGCAGATGGACACCACGTCAATCATTGCTGCGCTGCTCCATGACGTGGTGGAGGATACGACGGTATCCCTCGAGACCGTGCATGAGAAGTTCGGTGCGACCTGTGCCATGATCGTGGACGGACTGACGAAGCTCGAGAAGATCAAGTTCAAGAGCAAGGAAGAGCACCAGAATGAGAATTACCGCAAAATGTTCGTGGCGATGGCCCAGGATATCCGCGTCATTCTCATCAAGCTGGCGGACCGGCTGCACAATATGCGCACCCTGAAGCACCAATCGGAAGAGGCGCAGCGGCGGATCGCCGACGAGACCCTGGAGATCTTCTGTCCGATCGCCCACCGGCTCGGGATCTCGGCCATCAAGTGGGAGATGGAGGACATTGCGCTTCGTTATCTGAACCCGCAGCAGTACTACCGGATCGTGAATCTCATGCAGAAGAAGCGGACGGAGCGGGAGCAGTATATTAACGATGTCATCACGAATGTGAAGGAGAAGCTTCACGAGATGGGCATCGACGGGGACATCTCCGGCCGGCCGAAGCATATCTACAGTATCTATAAGAAGATGACCGTGCGCAGCAAGCAGTTCAACGAGATCTACGACCTGCTGGCCCTTCGGATCATCGTCGACAATATCAAGGACTGCTATGCGACCCTCGGGATCATCCACACGCTGTGGAAGCCGATGCCCGGGCGGTTCAAGGACTATATCGCCATGCCGAAGCCGAACATGTACCAGTCGCTCCATACGACGGTCATCGGCCCCAAGGGCGAGCCATTGGAAGTGCAGATCCGTACCTTCGAGATGCACCGGACGAGCGAGTACGGGGTGGCGGCGCACTGGGCATATAAGGAAGGCACGAATGTGCCGACGGGCAGCTACGAGGACAAGATGCATTTTATCCGCGAGATCATCGAGCTGCAGAACGAGGCCCAGGATGCCCAGGAGTTCGTGGAATCGCTCAAAATGGACTTTTTCTCCGACCTGGTGTTCGTGTTTACGCCTAAGGGGGAAGTGATCGAGCTGCCGGTCGGTTCCGTGCCGCTGGACTTCGCCTACCGGATTCACACGGAAGTCGGCAACCGGACGATCGGCGCCAAGGTGAACGGCCGTATCGTGCCGCTCGACCACCGGCTCAAGACCGGGGATATCGTTGAGATCCTAACCTCGAAGCATTCGTACGGACCGAGCCAGGATTGGGTGAAGATCGCACAATCCTCCCATGCCCGCACGAAGATCCGCCAGTGGTTCAAGAAGGAACGCCGTGAGGAGAACGTCGTCAAGGGCAAGGAGATGATCGAGCGCGAGCTGAAGCGGCTCGGCTACGATGTCTCTCCGCTGATGAAGGAAGACGAACTGATGGAGGTTGCCCGCAAGTTCAACTTCCAGGAAGTCGAAGATATGCTGTCCGCGGTCGGGTTCGGCGGGATCACCGCCGCCCAGATCGTCACACGCCTGACGGAGAAGCTCCGCAAGGAAGCGGAGGAAGCGCAGGCGCAGGCGATGCAGCTGACCTCCGAAGTCAAGGAAATGAAGGCTCCGGACAAGGAGCGCAGGGGACGTCCGACCGGCGGCGTCCGGGTCAAGGGAGTGGACAACCTGCTCATCCGTTTTGCGCGCTGCTGCAATCCGGTGCCGGGCGATGCCATTATCGGCTATATCACCCGGGGACGCGGGGTCTCCGTCCACCGGCTCGACTGTACGAATATCCCTTCACCCGAATGCAGCGATGAAGGGAACCGCGTGATTGAAGTGGAATGGGTGGACGATGTCGAGGCGAACTACAACGTCGAGATCGAGATCACGGGGCATGACCGGCGGGGGCTGCTCAATGAAGTGCTGCAGGTCGTCTCGGAATGCAAGACGATCATCTCGGCAGTATCGGGGCGCTCCGACAAGAACAAGATGGTGACGATCCATATGACCATTCTCATCCGCAACATCGATCATCTGCACTCCGTTGTGGAGAAGATCAAGCGGGTGAAGGATGTGTATTCGGTACAGCGCATCATGCAGGCGTAA
- a CDS encoding CotH kinase family protein → MAAELPVRHLVIGEDQLKQLEKDVWSDRFVSCRLASGRGRSSAKVRYRGGHTRSYPKRSYEVVCGGRTYHYNAEFDDPSLIRNALSFHFFESIGVPSPKTQHVHLMLNGQSLGVYLEIEGVERPFFRKRGIGVQSLFYAVNDDANFGLKATDSSRRKTSLYSGYQQMMGVPAERQRLVLFIRRLNAGGMAGSKELHRYLAQRLNIDNYLRWLAGAVLTGNYDGFDQNYALYRHKPSGRYRIIPWDYEGTWGRNCYGRDCGSDLVRIRGYNKLTERLLGNASVRRQYKLLLQRLLRTAFTVNRVLPVAERMHAQIRPYVYRDTQRKWSFSTFDGEPEFIRRYIEERRKLIAEGLKEL, encoded by the coding sequence ATGGCTGCGGAACTGCCGGTGCGGCATCTGGTGATTGGTGAAGATCAGCTGAAGCAGCTGGAGAAGGACGTGTGGAGCGACAGGTTTGTGAGCTGCCGGCTTGCATCGGGACGGGGGAGGTCAAGCGCAAAGGTGCGCTACCGCGGCGGACATACGCGCAGCTACCCCAAACGTTCCTATGAAGTGGTCTGCGGGGGCAGGACTTACCATTATAATGCGGAATTCGATGACCCATCGCTCATCCGCAATGCGCTGTCATTTCATTTCTTTGAATCGATCGGGGTTCCGAGCCCGAAGACGCAGCATGTGCATCTGATGTTGAACGGCCAGAGCCTCGGAGTGTATCTGGAGATCGAAGGAGTGGAGAGACCCTTTTTCCGCAAGCGGGGGATCGGGGTGCAGTCCCTGTTCTATGCCGTGAACGACGATGCCAACTTCGGTCTGAAGGCCACGGATTCCTCCCGCCGCAAGACCTCCTTGTACTCGGGATACCAGCAGATGATGGGAGTGCCGGCCGAACGTCAGCGTCTTGTGCTGTTCATCCGCCGCTTGAATGCCGGGGGGATGGCCGGCTCGAAGGAGCTGCACCGGTACCTGGCGCAGCGGCTGAATATCGACAACTATCTCCGCTGGCTGGCGGGGGCCGTGCTCACCGGCAATTACGACGGCTTCGACCAGAACTATGCGCTGTACCGGCACAAGCCTAGCGGCAGGTACCGGATCATCCCCTGGGATTACGAAGGGACCTGGGGACGCAACTGCTATGGCCGGGACTGCGGCAGCGACCTGGTGCGGATCCGGGGCTACAACAAGCTGACGGAGCGGCTTCTCGGGAACGCGTCGGTGCGCAGGCAGTATAAGCTGCTGCTGCAGCGTCTGCTGCGGACGGCGTTCACGGTGAACCGGGTTCTGCCCGTCGCCGAGCGGATGCATGCGCAGATCCGTCCGTATGTCTACCGCGACACGCAGCGCAAATGGAGCTTCTCCACCTTCGACGGCGAGCCGGAGTTTATCCGACGGTACATCGAAGAGCGCCGCAAGCTGATCGCTGAAGGTCTCAAGGAGCTCTGA